One Gossypium raimondii isolate GPD5lz chromosome 3, ASM2569854v1, whole genome shotgun sequence genomic window carries:
- the LOC105794996 gene encoding uncharacterized protein LOC105794996 — protein sequence MSGRKKSSAATTENDAVDQLLQAAQDEMLLELSVDSHMSRVAPDYLNPDLRRRFQALRSRPSSSHSQQKKQSSAPPPSPPKPQPEQKEDEEKKDRKSKVVVPDNVDEELKAVLGDDLSARFAALKASLSSSSSNPTAATSISTNEVRIGLEKSDGEDDEEDEVERVIQWAKDAARLDPSPASDEDDDDLIGSDSDDKDTDYDDDPKHKKKESKLRKRGSP from the exons ATGAGCGGCAGAAAGAAGAGCTCCGCCGCAACGACGGAGAACGATGCGGTGGATCAGCTGTTGCAAGCGGCGCAGGATGAGATGCTCTTAGAACTCTCTGTCGACAGTCACATGTCCCGTGTGGCACCCGATTATCTCAACCCTGATCTCCGCCGTCGATTCCAGGCTCTCCGATCCCGACCTTCCTCTTCCCATTCACAACAGAAGAAACAATCATCGGCACCACCACCATCGCCGCCGAAACCACAACCGGAGCAAAAAGAAGACGAAGAGAAAAAGGATCGAAAATCGAAGGTTGTCGTTCCCGACAATGTCGACGAGGAACTGAAGGCTGTGTTGGGCGATGATCTCTCCGCACGGTTCGCTGCTCTCAAGGCTTCCttgtcttcatcttcttctaaTCCTACTGCTGCTACTAGTATTTCCACTAATGAAGTTCGTATCGGTCTCGAAAAATCCGACGGcgaagatgatgaagaagatgaagttgAAAGAGTGATCCAATGGGCCAAGGATGCTGCTCGCCTTGACCCTTCTCCTGCCtctgatgaagatgatgatgaccTAATCGGTTCTGATTCCGATGATAAAGATACTGACTATGATGATGAtcctaaacataaaaaaaaggaatcaaAACTTA GGAAACGAGGGTCTCCTTAA